The following DNA comes from Capillibacterium thermochitinicola.
ACAACCCCTTGGAAGCCGATCTGATCAAAAGCCTCCTGGCTGGTGCCGGCATCAGGTGTTTCATTCCCGATCGCAATTTAAATCAGATTTACGGTGGTGCCTTCGGCCTCAAGATCCAAGTCCCAGCCGACGACTTACCCCAGGCCAAAGCCCTCTTAACGGCCTCGCCCTTCAACCACGAACCGGACAACCCGTGCCAAAAGTAAACAGTTGTTTATATAATTATACATAATATTTGCATAAAAATTATTGATCCGCCGGTCTTTATTTTATATAATTAGAATCGTAACGACAAAGGAGGTCTTAACGATGACGATTGCCAAAGTAGTACTAGCTTATTCGGGCGGGCTTGATACCTCGGTTATTATTCCCTGGTTAAAGGAGAATTACGGGTGCGAAGTAATTGCTTTTGCCGCCGATGTCGGCCAAGGTGAAGAGCTGGCACCCCTCCGGGAAAAAGCACTGCAATCCGGGGCCAGTAAGATTTACATCGAGGACCTGCGCCACGAATTTGTGACCGAATACATTTTCCCAATGCTAAAAGCCGGCGCCATCTATGAAGGCAAGTATCTTTTGGGAACCTCAATTGCCCGGCCGGTGATCGCCAAAAAACAAGTGGAGATTGCCGAAAAAGAAGGGGCGGATGCCGTCGCCCACGGCTGCACCGGAAAGGGCAATGACCAGGTCCGGTTCGAATTGACCTTCCGCTCCCTTAACCCAAAACTGAAAGTGATCGCCCCCTGGCGGGAATGGTCCATCCGCTCGCGGCAGGACGCCATTGACTATGCCGCCAAAAAGGGAATTCCCGTTCCCGTCACAAAAGAAAAACCCTACTCCATGGACAGTAACCTTTGGCACATCAGTTATGAAGGGGGCGTTTTGGAAGACCCCTGGCAACCGCCGGACGAAGAGATGTTCCGCTTGACCGTGGCCCCGGAAAAGGCCCCCGACGCCCCGGAAGAGATTACGATCGAGTTTGAACAGGGGATCCCGGTGGCCGTCAACGGCCAATCCTATTCACCCGTGGCCTTGATTGAACACCTCAACCAGCTCGGCGGAAAACACGGGATCGGCCGGATTGACATTGTGGAAAACCGTTTGGTCGGCATGAAATCGCGGGGTGTTTACGAAACGCCCGGCGGCACCATCCTTTACCTTGCCCACCGGGAACTGGAGTACTTAACATTGGAACGCGATACACTGCACTTTAAGGCACATCTCAGCCAAAAATACGCCGAGCTGGTCTACTATGGCCAGTGGTTCTCACCCCTTCGCGAGGCCTTGGATGCCTTTGTTGACAAGACGCAAGAACGAGTGACCGGCACCGTCCGCCTGAAACTGTGGAAGGGCCATTGCCTCCCGGTCGGGCGGAAATCCCCGTATAGTCTTTACCGGCAAGACCTGGCCACCTTCGAGGAAGACAGTGTTTATAACCAGAAAGACGCCGAAGGTTTCATCAAGCTGTTCGGCCTTCCCCAACAGGTCTGGCATATGGTCAAAAAGGACTAGTCCCCGGGCGAATGGGGTGTTTCTCCCGGTGCCCCCGGTGACACTCTTCATTTCTCCCTTTCATATAATACTTTAAAGAAAGCGCTTCTTGTACAACCACCGCAAGGAGAAAGGGGGATTAAAGTGGGGACCGGGACCAAAGGCGTTCGCCTGATCGTCAATAAAGACTGGACGCCGGAGACCATTTCCACGCTGGGCAGCGGTTTTTTTTACCACTTATCCTACCCTGTCGAAGAAATTGAGCCTGAACTCCTTGCCGACATCAGGAATGCGCTCCTCCCACCGGGAACGGAAATGGAGATTCTCTTCCACAAAAACGGCGAGCTACGCCGTGTCGCCCTGGCGGAATTGGGCTCGATCATCGATTTTAACACGTTTATTCGGCTAGAATTTCGCTTGATGCACACCTTGCCGTCGCTGAAGGAAGTCCGCTCTTCAGCGCCGAACGGTTATCTTCTCTACTATTACCATAAATGAAAAACCCATCCTTCACGGGTGGGTTTTTTATTGGCCATTTTACCTGAAGGAGATTGGTTTGGCTTGTCGAAGAAAGATTCGATAACCCCATTCCGAGGTGGTTACCTTGTTGATCGCCAAAAAACTCACCAAAATCTACAACAACGGCGTCGTGGCCCTGGATCAGGTTTCTCTCATCGTGCAAAAGGGCGAGTTCGTTTTTCTGGTCGGTCCCAGCGGGGCCGGAAAAACCACCTTCCTGAACCTGGTCATCCGCCAGGAGGTCCCCACTTCCGGCCTGATCTCCGTCAACCAGCAGAACTTGGCTTATCTCAAAAAAAAGGAGATCGCCTTCCTTCGGCGGAATATCGGCGTGATCTTTCAGGATTATAAACTGTTACCGCAAAAAACGGTCTATGAAAACGTCGCCTTTGCCCTGGAAGTAATTGAAGCCAAACCCCGGATGATTAAACCCCGGGTGTATGAAGTCTTGGAACTGGTTGGCCTCTTAAACAAGGCCAATCTTTTCCCGTCGGAATTATCCGGCGGTGAACAACAACGGGTCTGTTTAGCCCGGGCGCTGGTCAACCGGCCCCTCTTGTTACTGGCCGACGAGCCCACCGGAAACCTCGACCCCGATACCTCCTGGGGGATTATGGAGCTGCTCCGGGAGGTCAACCGGCGCGGGACCACCATTGTGATGGCCACCCATAACCGGGAGATCGTGGATCAGATGCGCCGGCGGGTCATCGCCTTAGACCGGGGAAAACTGGTTCGGGATACGCCCAAAGGAGGTTACACCCTTGAAACCTAGAACCTTTTTTTATTTTCTCCGCGAAGCCCTGCGCGGCTTGGTCCGCAATCGCGTCATGACCTTAACCGCCTTGGGGATCATCACCATCGGGCTTTTCCTCTTTGGGCTGTTTTTTCTCCTCACGGCCAATCTCCACCATTTGACCGATCTGGCCTGGGAAGGAATTGAACTGCGCGTTTTTTTGGAGCCAAACGTGACGAATCCGGAGAAGATCGGTGCGGAACTGGCCGCCCTCCCGGGGGTGAAGAGTGTTAAATATGTCTCCAAAGCCGAAGGGGCCGCGGCACTTGAAAAAATGCTCGGTAACCAGAACCTTTTCCTTGATGGGGAAAACCCCCTGCCGGCGGCTTTCAACCTCTCCGTCCAGGAAACGGCGGACCTGCCAACACTGGCGCGCTTGGCAGCAGCCGTCCCCGGGGTGGAAGAAGTCGTCTTTAAGCAGGACTTTGTAAAGTTTCTGGAGATCGTGATCCGTTTGATTATGGTCTTCGGCTTTGCCCTCCTCTTTCTGACCGCTTTTGCCGTCTTATATATCGTTGTCAACACGATCCAACTGACGGTTTACGCCCGCCGCCAAGAGATTGAGATTATGAAGTTGGTCGGCGCGACCGACTCCTTTGTGCGCTGGCCTTTCATCTTGGAGGGAATTATCCTGGGGTTACTCGGCGCTGGTGTGGCGCTCCTGATTTTAAGGGAGGGTTACTCCTTCCTGGTCCAAAAGATCCAACACTATCGCCGTTTTCTTCCCCTTTTGTCCGGACCGGAGCTTGAATTAAAACTAACGGCCGTCCTTCTGGGCATGGGGCTTTTCTTTGGCGGCCTTGGCAGCCACCTTTCCCTGAAAAGACACCTCAAAGTTTAAGTTATAACGGCCCGGCTCTCCTCATATGCTCTTAGAGAACCAAAGGCAGATGAGGATAAAGGAGACGAAGGCCGTGACGAACAGATTTGATCTGCCCCGCCGGCCGGCAATCCGGTTGCTCGTGTTTTTTTTATTGGTAACCACTTTTTTCGGGTTTGGTTTTGCCTTAACCCAGGATAAATACAGGGATCTGGGCCTGGCTTGCCAAGTGATTCCGCTGTTGAAGTTAAAATATTACGAGCCCCTGAGCCTTTCCCGTTTGGTCCTGACTTATCTGCAAACCGGCAATGTTCCTGCCCTGTTGGCCAGTTTGGGCGATCCTTATACCAAATACCTGGCGGCGGAAGAATACCACCGGTTACTGGAGGAGAATAAAGGTGTTTACGGCGGAATCGGCCTCTATCTCGAGTATACCGACGGACAATTGATCGTTTTTAAAACAATCAACAACTCCCCGGCGGCCCGGGCTGGTTTGCAACCGGGCGACCGGATTACGGCGATTAACCACCAACCAACGGCCGGCCTGACAAAAGAAGCCGCCGTCGGTGCCATTTTAGGCCCTCCCGGAACGACCGTGGTCTTGACGGTCCAACGGGGCGGTGTCCTGCCCGCGAAGGATATTACTTTAACCAGGGCGTTAATCGACCCTTCCATTGAGTGGGAGATCCGGTCCGATCCGCAAATCGGCAAGGTCGGCTGGATCACGCTTACCCAGTTTACCGAGGAAACCGGAAAGGACTTGGGGCGGGCTTTGCGGATCTTCACCCGGGAACAGGTGGCCGGGATTGTTTTGGATCTGCGTTATAACCCCGGCGGTTTGCTCCTTTCCGCCCTGGAGGTCGCCAGCCAGTTTCTCCCCCGGGCGGAAACGATTCCCCTCGTGTCCCTGCAATACCGGAACCAAACCACCGAGCATTTTTACGCTTATCCCAATCCCCACCCGTCCTTTCCGCTGGTCGTGCTGATCAACGAGTGGAGTGCCAGCTCATCGGAGATCGTCGCCAGTGCGATCCAACACTTAAAAGCCGGGGTGCTGGTTGGCAACACCACTTTCGGTAAAGGTCTGGTCCAGGATGTGATCCCCCTCCGGGGGGGGTGGTGCCCTCTACCTGACGGTGGCCCGTTACTTAACGGCCGGCGGCTATTCCATCCACCGGACCGGCGTGGAACCCGACGTCCGCGTGACTCTCCCGTCCACCCCCCGGGCGGCCACAGAAGAAAATGACCTTGCCCTGTTGCAAACGGTCGATCGCCTCCAGACCGATACCGCGCTGCAGATTCTGAAGCAGTTGATCATCGCCCGCCGCCGACCGGCCGCCTAGTTGGAAACAAGTTGACACTCGCGAGAGGGAGTGTTCCGCATGACCCCGCAACTCCAAACCAACCTTCCGTTGTCACCGCGGCGGTCTTTCCGCCACCGCCTTTTGCCGCTTCTGCTGATCGCAGCCCTGGCCGGTCAGTACCTGCTCTGGTCGGCCGTGATCCCACCCGTTGTTGCCCCTCGGTCTTCCCAGCCCGACTCCGGGTTGGCCGGACTAAAGCCCGGCTTCACCCCCACCGTCCAGTGGTTACTGTCCATGGGGCGGCCGGAGCCCTTCATCCCCCGCCGCCCGGAACCACCGGCGCCCCGGCCGGAAACGCCGGTCCAGCCCCGGGCACGCGTCGCGATCATCATCGATGATCTCGGCTTTGTCCAGGAAGCAACGGAAGCTTTTTGGGAACTGGAGATCCCCTTGACCTTTGCCGTTTTGCCCTGGGGCCGCTATTCGGAGCCCCATGCCCGGGAAGCAATCAGGCGGAAGCAGGAGGTCATCCTTCATTTACCACTGGAACCCCTCGATCCCCAAACCGACCCGGGCCCGGGGGTACTGCGGACCGATTTTACGCCCGAACAATTACGCCGGCAGATCCGGGCCAACTTGGCCGCCGTCCCGGGGATTACCGGGGTAAATAACCACATGGGTTCGAAAGGGACACAAGACCGGCGGTTAATGCAGATTTTAATGGCGGAGTTGAAAAAGGCGGGTTTATTCTTTGTAGACAGCCGGACCATTCACACCTCCGTCGCCGCCACCGTTGCCCGCGAATACGGCGTGCCCACCGCCGTCCGCGATGTTTTTCTGGACGGGTCCGGTTTAGAAACCTTCCCGGTTCAGATCGACCTTTTGATCGAAAAAGCCCTCGCCCAGGGAGCGGCCATCGGGATCGCCCACACCCGCCCCGGCGTGGCCGCCGCCCTGAAAGAGGCGATTCCCCGCTTTGAGGCCGCCGGGATTGAGTTGGTCCATGTCTCCGTGCTTGTTAAGTAAGTTTAACCTCCCGGAAGAGGATTTCCTCCTTTTGTGTCGAACACGAATGTATGTTCGACATTTCTTTTTTTACCCTTGCCATTTGGCTTGCCCTTTGTTATACTAGCTTTTATGTAAACGCTGATGTATGGAGTTGATTCGATGTCCGGATTCAAGCTCGTCTCCCCTTTCCAG
Coding sequences within:
- a CDS encoding putative signal transducing protein — encoded protein: MSTHTQWRTLTEVNNPLEADLIKSLLAGAGIRCFIPDRNLNQIYGGAFGLKIQVPADDLPQAKALLTASPFNHEPDNPCQK
- a CDS encoding argininosuccinate synthase; amino-acid sequence: MTIAKVVLAYSGGLDTSVIIPWLKENYGCEVIAFAADVGQGEELAPLREKALQSGASKIYIEDLRHEFVTEYIFPMLKAGAIYEGKYLLGTSIARPVIAKKQVEIAEKEGADAVAHGCTGKGNDQVRFELTFRSLNPKLKVIAPWREWSIRSRQDAIDYAAKKGIPVPVTKEKPYSMDSNLWHISYEGGVLEDPWQPPDEEMFRLTVAPEKAPDAPEEITIEFEQGIPVAVNGQSYSPVALIEHLNQLGGKHGIGRIDIVENRLVGMKSRGVYETPGGTILYLAHRELEYLTLERDTLHFKAHLSQKYAELVYYGQWFSPLREALDAFVDKTQERVTGTVRLKLWKGHCLPVGRKSPYSLYRQDLATFEEDSVYNQKDAEGFIKLFGLPQQVWHMVKKD
- the ftsE gene encoding cell division ATP-binding protein FtsE; its protein translation is MLIAKKLTKIYNNGVVALDQVSLIVQKGEFVFLVGPSGAGKTTFLNLVIRQEVPTSGLISVNQQNLAYLKKKEIAFLRRNIGVIFQDYKLLPQKTVYENVAFALEVIEAKPRMIKPRVYEVLELVGLLNKANLFPSELSGGEQQRVCLARALVNRPLLLLADEPTGNLDPDTSWGIMELLREVNRRGTTIVMATHNREIVDQMRRRVIALDRGKLVRDTPKGGYTLET
- the ftsX gene encoding permease-like cell division protein FtsX, with translation MKPRTFFYFLREALRGLVRNRVMTLTALGIITIGLFLFGLFFLLTANLHHLTDLAWEGIELRVFLEPNVTNPEKIGAELAALPGVKSVKYVSKAEGAAALEKMLGNQNLFLDGENPLPAAFNLSVQETADLPTLARLAAAVPGVEEVVFKQDFVKFLEIVIRLIMVFGFALLFLTAFAVLYIVVNTIQLTVYARRQEIEIMKLVGATDSFVRWPFILEGIILGLLGAGVALLILREGYSFLVQKIQHYRRFLPLLSGPELELKLTAVLLGMGLFFGGLGSHLSLKRHLKV
- a CDS encoding S41 family peptidase, giving the protein MTNRFDLPRRPAIRLLVFFLLVTTFFGFGFALTQDKYRDLGLACQVIPLLKLKYYEPLSLSRLVLTYLQTGNVPALLASLGDPYTKYLAAEEYHRLLEENKGVYGGIGLYLEYTDGQLIVFKTINNSPAARAGLQPGDRITAINHQPTAGLTKEAAVGAILGPPGTTVVLTVQRGGVLPAKDITLTRALIDPSIEWEIRSDPQIGKVGWITLTQFTEETGKDLGRALRIFTREQVAGIVLDLRYNPGGLLLSALEVASQFLPRAETIPLVSLQYRNQTTEHFYAYPNPHPSFPLVVLINEWSASSSEIVASAIQHLKAGVLVGNTTFGKGLVQDVIPLRGGWCPLPDGGPLLNGRRLFHPPDRRGTRRPRDSPVHPPGGHRRK
- a CDS encoding divergent polysaccharide deacetylase family protein — protein: MTPQLQTNLPLSPRRSFRHRLLPLLLIAALAGQYLLWSAVIPPVVAPRSSQPDSGLAGLKPGFTPTVQWLLSMGRPEPFIPRRPEPPAPRPETPVQPRARVAIIIDDLGFVQEATEAFWELEIPLTFAVLPWGRYSEPHAREAIRRKQEVILHLPLEPLDPQTDPGPGVLRTDFTPEQLRRQIRANLAAVPGITGVNNHMGSKGTQDRRLMQILMAELKKAGLFFVDSRTIHTSVAATVAREYGVPTAVRDVFLDGSGLETFPVQIDLLIEKALAQGAAIGIAHTRPGVAAALKEAIPRFEAAGIELVHVSVLVK